One window of the Flavobacteriaceae bacterium YJPT1-3 genome contains the following:
- a CDS encoding superoxide dismutase family protein, protein MKIKAIVLSVLAVAALSLNACKGKEKSETETSTETEMNKEEEMTVKKVTFKLSPKSDSQAKGSVVFKEENGQVTMTAVMDGLSEGTHAIHIHEEADCSAADATSTGGHWNPTFEDHGKWGDAGGFHRGDIGNFEADANGNGTITMTTDLWCIGCDDEKKNILGKAIIVHQGADDFTSQPSGAAGARVSCGGIIK, encoded by the coding sequence ATGAAGATTAAAGCAATTGTACTTAGTGTGCTCGCGGTAGCCGCTCTAAGCTTGAATGCGTGCAAAGGAAAAGAGAAATCAGAAACGGAGACCAGCACGGAGACCGAAATGAATAAAGAAGAAGAAATGACCGTAAAAAAGGTCACTTTTAAATTAAGCCCCAAAAGCGACAGTCAAGCTAAGGGAAGTGTTGTTTTTAAAGAAGAAAATGGTCAGGTGACCATGACCGCGGTGATGGATGGACTGAGCGAGGGAACGCACGCCATTCATATTCACGAAGAAGCCGACTGTTCTGCGGCTGATGCCACCTCTACAGGAGGACATTGGAATCCCACTTTCGAAGATCACGGGAAATGGGGCGACGCAGGTGGCTTCCACCGAGGAGATATTGGCAATTTCGAAGCCGACGCTAATGGGAATGGAACGATTACCATGACCACCGATCTGTGGTGCATTGGTTGTGATGATGAAAAAAAGAACATTCTGGGTAAAGCAATCATCGTTCATCAGGGAGCAGATGATTTCACCAGTCAGCCCTCAGGAGCTGCCGGAGCCCGGGTAAGCTGCGGAGGTATTATCAAATAA
- a CDS encoding acyl-CoA dehydrogenase family protein: MTLFSKIKNTMGLLKSIDLEALSKLSQKVDLSEVMTAVGELDDRQLKGLMKMLNSQAKKGQHKLPPIDGDFYDLSLKLSPEEREMQLRMRNFMEDEVKPIANRYWNRAEFPHEIIPKMAALNLCGIAYQGYGCPGKSFLMEGILAMELARIDVSISTFFGVHSGLAMGAIYLCGSEEQKQEWLPKMQRFEKIGAFGLTEPEVGSAVAGGLGTTCKKIGEEWILNGQKKWIGNATFSDLTIIWARDEDSGRVKGFIVRKENPGFTAEKMQDKMALRTVQNALITLKDCRVPESDRLQKANSFKDTAKVLRMTRAGVAWQAVGCARGAYESALKYTKKREQFGRPIASFQLIQNHLVEMLSNLTAMQTLCFRLSEMQDQEILTDEHASLAKVFCSMRTRDVVSRAREVMGGNGILLEYDVARFVADAEAIYSYEGTKEINSLIVGRAITGYSAFVS; this comes from the coding sequence ATGACTCTTTTCTCTAAAATCAAAAATACCATGGGACTGCTCAAGTCCATCGACCTGGAGGCCTTATCCAAATTATCTCAGAAAGTTGATCTCTCCGAAGTGATGACTGCGGTAGGAGAATTGGACGATCGCCAACTCAAAGGCCTTATGAAAATGCTGAATAGCCAGGCAAAGAAAGGCCAGCATAAGTTGCCTCCCATTGATGGAGATTTTTATGATCTCAGTTTAAAGTTATCGCCGGAGGAGCGGGAGATGCAGCTTCGCATGCGCAATTTTATGGAAGATGAGGTGAAACCCATTGCCAATCGATACTGGAACCGTGCAGAATTTCCGCACGAGATCATTCCCAAAATGGCTGCATTGAATTTGTGTGGTATTGCTTACCAGGGTTATGGTTGTCCGGGCAAATCATTTCTTATGGAAGGGATACTGGCGATGGAGCTGGCGCGAATTGATGTTTCTATATCGACCTTCTTTGGAGTGCACAGTGGATTGGCTATGGGAGCCATTTACCTTTGTGGCAGTGAGGAGCAAAAGCAAGAGTGGTTACCTAAAATGCAGCGTTTTGAAAAAATTGGAGCCTTTGGTCTAACCGAACCCGAAGTAGGATCGGCAGTGGCGGGAGGATTAGGAACCACCTGCAAGAAAATAGGTGAGGAGTGGATATTGAACGGACAAAAAAAATGGATAGGAAATGCTACTTTTTCAGATCTGACCATCATTTGGGCCCGTGATGAAGACTCCGGTCGGGTCAAGGGATTCATTGTGCGGAAAGAAAATCCAGGATTTACCGCTGAAAAAATGCAGGATAAAATGGCACTGAGAACGGTGCAAAATGCACTCATTACCCTAAAAGACTGCCGGGTACCGGAAAGTGATCGTTTGCAGAAGGCCAATTCCTTTAAGGATACGGCCAAGGTGTTGCGGATGACCCGGGCAGGAGTGGCCTGGCAGGCCGTTGGCTGTGCGCGAGGTGCTTATGAAAGTGCCCTCAAATACACCAAGAAAAGAGAACAATTTGGTCGGCCTATTGCCAGCTTTCAGCTGATACAGAATCATTTGGTAGAAATGCTCTCCAATCTAACCGCCATGCAAACGCTTTGTTTCCGCTTAAGCGAAATGCAGGATCAAGAAATACTTACCGATGAGCATGCTTCACTGGCTAAAGTGTTTTGTTCTATGCGTACCCGCGATGTGGTGAGTAGAGCACGAGAAGTGATGGGGGGGAACGGTATCTTGCTCGAATATGATGTGGCCCGATTTGTGGCCGATGCGGAAGCCATCTATTCGTATGAAGGCACCAAAGAGATCAACAGCTTGATCGTGGGCAGGGCCATTACAGGATACAGCGCCTTTGTGAGCTAA
- a CDS encoding cold shock domain-containing protein encodes MNTGTVKFFNETKGFGFITESDSNNEHFVHATGLIDEIREGDEVEFELKQGNKGMNAVNVRVI; translated from the coding sequence ATGAATACAGGAACAGTAAAATTTTTCAATGAGACTAAAGGATTTGGTTTCATCACCGAGTCAGACTCAAACAATGAGCACTTCGTACATGCGACAGGCCTAATTGACGAGATCAGAGAAGGAGACGAAGTAGAGTTTGAATTGAAACAAGGAAACAAAGGAATGAATGCGGTAAACGTTAGAGTCATCTAA
- a CDS encoding YdeI/OmpD-associated family protein produces MRQTDPIEVQLVNGYLIALSRKQIAPFLTAKKPRVRVQASSAHAEIEFHAALQKREDLYYMMFSKAKQKELGLQTGEAFTIRLFEDQSQYGVIPCEAFEAVMQSDSEALELFDSLSSGAKRSLIYAINRYKSAQTQVDKALLLADNLKRGFRSPRELLKSS; encoded by the coding sequence ATGCGACAAACGGATCCCATAGAAGTACAGCTTGTGAATGGCTATCTGATTGCGCTTTCGCGAAAGCAAATAGCCCCTTTTCTAACAGCAAAGAAACCTCGGGTTCGCGTTCAAGCCTCCTCAGCTCATGCAGAGATCGAATTTCATGCGGCCTTACAGAAACGAGAAGACCTGTATTATATGATGTTCAGCAAGGCTAAACAAAAGGAATTGGGGCTCCAAACTGGAGAAGCCTTCACCATACGGCTTTTTGAAGATCAATCGCAGTACGGCGTCATCCCCTGCGAGGCTTTCGAGGCCGTGATGCAGTCTGACTCCGAAGCTCTGGAGCTCTTTGACAGTTTATCTTCCGGAGCAAAGCGCAGTCTGATCTATGCGATCAACCGCTACAAAAGTGCACAGACCCAAGTAGATAAAGCCCTCTTGCTGGCCGACAATCTCAAACGCGGCTTTCGATCACCAAGAGAACTTTTAAAATCCTCGTGA
- a CDS encoding DUF2254 domain-containing protein, with protein sequence MNKIFTQLEIAYTRITGKIAFYPTLIAVLGFSFGFVMQYAEQQGVSKILLDKVPQLVISDADTARTLLSTFIAGIISLMVFSFSMVMILLNQAANNYSPRLLPNLIANKEHQLVLGTYLATILYCIMVLLSIAPDDNKFSLPGFSVVLSIALVVTCLALFVYFIHSISQSIQITYIVKSIFSTARKRLSYLINEKETYDQPEQGPLDTADWQEVNIDKTGYLQSIATESMQRIAEKQELQIEALIPIGTFILEGMPVLKVSKELDEEVKDNLLTCLNLSESEMVSENYVLAFKQLTEIALKAMSPGINDPGTAITCLDYLTELFALRLLKRDSNVITNEDQKVLIQLRTIRFDELIYHVYAALRQYCKHDVIMMKKLLLSLNYLCHSRRENEKYQQCLVKEARLALEDIRAEIKNSQDLKDLEAIASRIPGVNSKNPVGFQ encoded by the coding sequence ATGAACAAGATCTTTACGCAGCTGGAAATCGCCTATACGCGTATTACCGGTAAAATCGCTTTCTATCCTACGCTCATTGCCGTATTGGGATTCTCCTTTGGTTTCGTGATGCAATATGCAGAACAACAAGGGGTTTCCAAAATCCTGCTGGATAAGGTTCCTCAATTGGTGATCAGCGATGCCGATACAGCACGGACGCTCTTAAGTACATTTATTGCCGGTATCATTTCTTTAATGGTATTCAGTTTTTCGATGGTGATGATCTTGCTGAATCAGGCGGCCAACAATTACTCACCCCGACTTTTACCCAATTTGATCGCCAACAAGGAACATCAATTGGTCTTAGGTACGTATCTGGCCACCATACTCTACTGCATTATGGTTTTGCTCTCCATTGCGCCGGATGACAACAAGTTCTCCCTGCCCGGCTTTTCTGTCGTCCTATCGATCGCTTTGGTGGTCACCTGTCTTGCGCTCTTTGTGTATTTTATTCACTCCATTTCTCAGTCCATTCAAATTACCTACATCGTTAAAAGCATATTTTCCACGGCTAGAAAACGCCTGAGCTACTTGATCAATGAGAAAGAGACTTACGATCAACCGGAACAGGGGCCTTTGGATACGGCAGACTGGCAGGAAGTGAATATCGACAAGACCGGCTATCTACAGAGCATCGCTACAGAATCCATGCAGCGCATTGCTGAAAAACAAGAACTTCAGATCGAGGCCTTGATCCCTATTGGCACCTTTATTTTGGAAGGCATGCCTGTACTCAAAGTCAGCAAGGAGCTGGATGAGGAAGTCAAGGACAATTTGTTGACCTGCCTCAATTTATCGGAAAGTGAGATGGTTTCAGAGAATTATGTGTTGGCCTTTAAGCAGCTGACTGAAATCGCCCTAAAGGCCATGTCGCCCGGGATCAATGACCCGGGCACCGCCATTACCTGTTTGGACTATCTCACGGAACTGTTTGCATTGCGCTTACTCAAACGGGATTCGAATGTCATCACCAATGAGGATCAAAAAGTATTGATTCAACTCCGTACCATTCGATTTGACGAATTGATCTATCACGTCTACGCTGCTCTGCGCCAATACTGCAAACACGACGTGATCATGATGAAGAAGCTGCTGTTATCGCTCAATTATCTGTGTCATAGTCGGCGAGAAAATGAAAAGTATCAACAATGCTTAGTTAAAGAAGCCCGACTAGCGCTGGAAGATATACGAGCCGAGATCAAGAATTCACAAGATCTGAAAGATCTTGAAGCGATCGCAAGCCGGATACCGGGTGTCAACTCGAAAAACCCGGTGGGATTCCAATAA
- a CDS encoding fasciclin domain-containing protein: MKNLMTLFAVVFAFAAVSCVDNKQNNEPETEEVAQVEEAEIEVKDLQTPTIVGVAAANENFSTLVTAVKAAGLVETLNSDGPFTVFAPTNDAFGKLPEGTVATLVKPENKEKLTGILTYHVVAGKLMAADVVKAIQENNGSFSVTTVQGNKLTASLSGDKVILTDMAGNAAEVVITDVAASNGVIHAIDTVVMPSK; encoded by the coding sequence ATGAAAAATCTAATGACCCTATTCGCGGTGGTATTTGCATTTGCTGCTGTATCCTGCGTAGACAACAAACAGAACAACGAGCCGGAAACTGAGGAAGTAGCTCAGGTAGAAGAAGCTGAAATCGAGGTAAAAGACTTACAAACGCCAACCATTGTTGGAGTAGCGGCAGCTAATGAAAACTTTTCGACCTTGGTCACTGCAGTAAAAGCTGCCGGACTTGTAGAAACATTGAATAGTGACGGACCTTTTACCGTATTCGCACCTACCAATGATGCTTTTGGAAAATTGCCAGAAGGAACTGTAGCTACTTTGGTAAAGCCGGAGAATAAAGAGAAATTGACTGGAATTTTAACTTATCATGTAGTCGCCGGAAAATTAATGGCTGCTGATGTGGTAAAAGCTATTCAGGAAAACAACGGAAGTTTTTCTGTAACTACGGTACAGGGAAATAAGCTGACTGCATCTCTTTCTGGAGATAAAGTGATCTTAACAGACATGGCCGGAAATGCAGCTGAAGTAGTCATTACTGATGTAGCAGCATCTAATGGAGTGATTCACGCAATCGACACCGTAGTGATGCCATCGAAGTAA
- a CDS encoding DUF4331 family protein, which produces MKIINIKQILVLGTALLALQACSNDDDVTDQMPPMEEEIDFSGTFSQVDHMGRPGINTVLSANATIKNSHNTTIPSAMQAAFQADFEARLEGLHDAYAVALGLTPADVDYQPNILGDILNGPEPTSESNPNPVTATVLTSVLADDVLEVAPDAPTIYFNPGSGAPNFEGAIGLTGRQLSDDVIDISLILLFGGESGARFNGQDGLPQLVTDGVSLTANLSSSFPYVGAPE; this is translated from the coding sequence ATGAAAATTATAAATATTAAACAGATTTTAGTCCTCGGGACCGCTTTACTAGCCCTGCAGGCGTGTAGCAATGACGATGATGTCACCGATCAAATGCCTCCCATGGAAGAGGAAATTGATTTCAGCGGAACGTTTAGTCAGGTAGATCATATGGGTCGCCCGGGTATCAATACCGTTTTGAGCGCCAATGCAACGATAAAGAATTCTCACAATACCACTATTCCTTCTGCCATGCAGGCAGCTTTCCAAGCTGATTTTGAAGCACGTCTGGAGGGATTACACGATGCTTATGCCGTCGCTTTAGGGTTGACTCCTGCCGATGTGGATTACCAGCCTAATATTTTAGGGGATATTTTAAACGGACCGGAGCCCACCTCTGAGTCCAATCCAAATCCGGTGACCGCGACTGTGTTGACCAGTGTATTGGCTGACGACGTATTGGAAGTTGCGCCAGACGCACCTACCATTTACTTCAATCCGGGAAGCGGAGCTCCCAATTTCGAAGGGGCGATTGGACTGACCGGCCGACAATTAAGTGACGATGTCATTGATATCTCTTTGATCCTACTCTTTGGAGGTGAATCTGGAGCTCGTTTTAACGGCCAGGATGGTTTGCCACAATTGGTGACAGATGGAGTTTCTCTAACTGCCAATCTCTCATCTAGCTTTCCTTACGTAGGAGCACCTGAGTAA
- a CDS encoding LETM1-related biofilm-associated protein, with the protein MNPSAPGWIKKHLAYFLASNPHLHSGEDAYYDQLRDAGFIYGASVKTLADEQRAQLEWTEEEKTKVNLLDALVFTYYDTIANPKLADCVQAINGFYAKLSKRSNSFLKFPRRQLKPEEKLERILNARIQTNESLLQKNFSNLITNALLFVDVLAFDHQLLTGESPLPYATRLESTLTSVIWLALQQKQEKDDYDELLIRLFEGSLRYSKALNTQSQELASLDLQSYALLQERRYIFDLACLAVHNDGELDRMESKFLKQLAKELYLKPEMAQSSNQAVNHFIKAHIDDISYLNYSNPLNHFYGQMSRTTRVLIMRNKKRLLVELSESKDLVLLLGQSTIRELNAQEKRLVRNQLLDICKSIPSLAIFILPGGGILLPLLVKLIPQLLPSAFNENRSDEDVKTF; encoded by the coding sequence ATGAATCCTTCAGCTCCGGGCTGGATCAAAAAACACCTGGCCTATTTTCTGGCTTCCAATCCGCATTTGCATTCGGGAGAAGATGCCTATTATGACCAATTAAGAGATGCGGGGTTTATTTATGGGGCTTCTGTAAAGACGCTGGCTGATGAACAGCGCGCCCAATTGGAATGGACGGAGGAAGAAAAAACTAAGGTCAATCTTTTAGATGCTCTGGTTTTTACCTATTACGATACCATTGCCAATCCGAAGTTGGCTGATTGTGTACAGGCCATTAATGGATTTTACGCCAAGCTCAGCAAGCGCAGTAATTCCTTTCTGAAGTTTCCAAGACGCCAACTGAAGCCGGAAGAGAAGCTCGAGCGCATTCTCAACGCTCGGATACAGACCAACGAATCATTGCTGCAAAAGAACTTCAGTAATTTGATCACCAATGCGCTGCTCTTTGTGGATGTTTTGGCCTTTGATCATCAATTGCTGACCGGAGAATCGCCGTTGCCCTATGCCACTCGATTAGAATCGACCCTGACCAGTGTGATTTGGTTAGCCCTGCAACAGAAGCAGGAAAAAGATGACTATGACGAACTGCTGATTCGGCTCTTTGAAGGCTCGCTGCGCTATTCCAAAGCATTGAACACCCAATCCCAGGAACTTGCCAGTCTTGATTTACAGTCGTATGCCCTATTGCAGGAGCGTCGTTACATTTTTGATCTGGCTTGTTTGGCGGTGCATAATGATGGGGAGTTGGATCGTATGGAATCCAAATTCTTAAAGCAGCTGGCCAAAGAATTATACCTGAAGCCGGAAATGGCACAATCGAGCAATCAGGCCGTAAACCACTTTATCAAGGCGCATATTGATGATATCTCCTACCTGAATTACAGCAATCCGCTCAATCATTTTTACGGTCAGATGAGTAGGACTACCCGGGTGCTGATCATGCGTAACAAGAAGCGCTTGCTGGTCGAGCTTTCCGAAAGCAAAGATCTGGTCTTGCTGCTCGGGCAGTCCACCATCCGCGAATTAAATGCTCAAGAGAAAAGGCTGGTCAGAAATCAATTGCTGGATATTTGTAAGAGCATCCCTTCCCTGGCCATCTTCATCTTGCCTGGTGGCGGAATACTTCTGCCGCTTTTGGTCAAGCTGATCCCCCAATTATTGCCTTCGGCTTTCAATGAGAATCGGTCTGATGAAGATGTCAAAACCTTTTAA
- a CDS encoding bifunctional alpha/beta hydrolase/OsmC family protein yields MNTTPLTFKNAQGQQLSGKLELPLDGRAHNFALFAHCFTCTKNLAAVRNISRSLTDRGFAVLRFDFTGLGDSEGAFEDTTFSHNVADLVAASRYLEQEYKAPTLLIGHSLGGAAVIFAAEQLEAVEAIATIGAPASAAHVQHLFEEDIPTIQQQGEAVVQLGGRDFKIKKEFVDDLTNKSAAGVLGSLRKSLLILHAPQDRIVAIKNAEALYLGAHHPKSFVTLDGADHLLSKKEDSAYVGQIIASWASRYLDTSWKDELVSSPNHDVVAQLDGDQGFTTAMKLGKHFMLADEPKSVGGNERGPTPYELVSAGLSACTAMTIQMYARRKNWTIEQVEVHTRYDKDHAQDCERCENDSAKIDTFYREIKIKSDLDEKQIQRVLEIADKCPVHRTLESTTQVITTLNA; encoded by the coding sequence ATGAATACGACTCCACTCACTTTTAAAAATGCCCAAGGCCAGCAACTCTCCGGCAAGCTGGAACTACCGCTGGATGGAAGAGCTCATAATTTTGCACTTTTTGCCCACTGCTTCACCTGTACCAAGAATTTAGCTGCGGTCCGCAATATCAGTCGGTCGCTCACTGACCGGGGTTTTGCGGTACTTCGTTTTGATTTTACCGGTTTAGGAGACAGTGAAGGAGCCTTTGAAGACACCACTTTTTCGCATAATGTCGCTGATCTCGTTGCCGCTTCCCGGTATCTGGAGCAAGAATATAAAGCCCCTACCCTGCTCATAGGTCATTCTCTCGGGGGTGCCGCGGTGATATTTGCTGCGGAGCAATTAGAAGCCGTAGAAGCCATTGCTACTATAGGGGCTCCGGCCTCAGCAGCCCATGTTCAGCATTTGTTTGAGGAGGATATCCCAACGATTCAACAGCAAGGGGAAGCGGTAGTTCAGCTGGGCGGTAGAGACTTCAAGATCAAAAAAGAGTTTGTCGACGATCTTACAAATAAATCAGCGGCTGGAGTATTGGGTTCCTTGCGAAAGTCTTTGCTGATCTTACACGCGCCTCAGGATCGCATTGTAGCAATTAAAAATGCGGAAGCCCTGTACCTGGGAGCTCATCATCCCAAGAGTTTTGTGACCCTGGATGGCGCCGATCACCTGCTCTCCAAAAAAGAAGATTCAGCTTACGTAGGTCAGATTATAGCCAGTTGGGCCTCCCGCTATTTAGACACCTCCTGGAAGGATGAATTGGTTTCGAGCCCAAACCACGATGTAGTGGCCCAATTAGATGGAGATCAAGGCTTCACCACAGCCATGAAACTCGGTAAGCATTTTATGCTGGCCGATGAGCCTAAATCAGTGGGCGGGAACGAGCGCGGTCCTACGCCTTATGAATTAGTGTCTGCCGGACTGTCGGCCTGTACGGCCATGACCATACAGATGTATGCCCGTCGTAAGAACTGGACCATCGAGCAGGTGGAGGTTCATACCCGCTATGATAAGGATCACGCTCAGGATTGCGAACGCTGCGAAAATGATTCGGCCAAGATCGATACCTTTTACCGGGAGATCAAGATCAAAAGCGATCTGGATGAAAAGCAGATTCAACGCGTGCTGGAGATTGCCGATAAGTGCCCGGTTCACCGTACCCTGGAAAGCACGACCCAAGTGATCACTACCTTAAACGCCTAG
- a CDS encoding RNA polymerase sigma factor, translating to MQPDELIERLKQQDAKALDTLYSMYSQSLFGVINTIVRDEHMAEEVLQDTFIKVWNNASSYSSKKGRFFTWMLNIARNGAIDKTRSKAFKNNKKNLTADYFVDILEHKSNDAAKVDFIGVQKYIDILEPICKKVIDLLFFKGYTQKETSEELDIPLGTVKTRNRICINKLREIVLN from the coding sequence ATGCAACCCGATGAATTGATCGAACGTTTAAAGCAGCAGGACGCCAAAGCTTTAGACACTTTATACAGCATGTACTCTCAGAGTCTTTTTGGAGTCATCAATACCATCGTTCGCGATGAGCATATGGCGGAAGAGGTGTTGCAAGATACCTTCATTAAGGTCTGGAATAATGCCTCATCCTACTCTTCCAAAAAAGGACGATTTTTTACATGGATGCTCAATATAGCCCGGAATGGAGCTATTGATAAAACCCGTTCCAAGGCATTTAAAAACAATAAGAAAAACCTAACGGCAGATTACTTCGTAGATATACTGGAACACAAAAGCAACGATGCTGCTAAAGTGGACTTTATCGGGGTTCAAAAATACATAGATATTTTAGAGCCCATTTGTAAAAAAGTAATCGACCTGCTGTTCTTCAAAGGCTATACTCAAAAGGAAACCTCTGAAGAACTAGATATCCCCCTGGGTACGGTTAAAACCAGAAATAGAATTTGTATTAACAAACTCAGGGAAATAGTATTGAATTAA
- a CDS encoding DUF4331 family protein, whose translation MKKLKILALAFTVGAIAIFIAADHVDAPGVGGSNADIADFFAFEPQTGSSNTVFVVDLQSNVLPDLTYGEFAEDVLVEINIDLDGDLVEDRVIQAIPRDGTMYFFGPFEPNATGLNSTINTDAALGSVEISSTTAITTTTDSGVSLFAGPRQDPFYFDFVRFNQVINPSMDDNSGFNVPGNDTFDGANTLSIVVEVPNSLLGTPSATNVIGVPVYKTWVTTNRKQ comes from the coding sequence ATGAAAAAACTCAAAATTTTAGCCCTTGCATTCACCGTGGGAGCTATCGCTATTTTTATAGCGGCTGATCACGTTGACGCTCCCGGTGTTGGAGGCAGTAATGCCGACATTGCCGACTTTTTCGCCTTTGAACCTCAGACCGGTTCTTCCAATACGGTGTTTGTAGTCGATCTGCAGTCTAATGTGCTGCCTGACCTGACTTACGGTGAATTTGCCGAAGACGTACTGGTAGAAATTAACATTGACCTGGACGGAGATCTAGTAGAAGATCGTGTTATTCAAGCCATTCCAAGAGATGGAACGATGTATTTCTTCGGGCCTTTCGAGCCTAACGCAACTGGACTTAACAGTACCATTAATACTGATGCTGCTTTAGGATCAGTTGAAATTTCTTCTACAACAGCAATTACAACGACCACCGATAGTGGAGTGTCGCTATTTGCAGGACCGCGTCAAGACCCGTTCTACTTTGACTTTGTGCGTTTTAATCAGGTGATCAACCCAAGCATGGATGATAACTCCGGTTTCAATGTACCTGGAAATGACACCTTCGACGGGGCTAACACCCTTTCCATTGTTGTTGAAGTACCCAATTCTTTGTTAGGAACACCTTCTGCCACCAATGTCATTGGAGTACCTGTGTATAAGACCTGGGTAACTACGAATAGAAAACAATAA
- a CDS encoding anti-sigma factor, producing MENLQEYIDSGILELYVYGALTAEESEAVSNQLLQYPEVRQEVEEIESALQQLSAATAPYQAEAVLAAIKEKLGEHEPKVVPIDRKRGFSSVVTYISWAACLALIAGIFALLTKNNELKDDLQYVEAQNALLETKIEDARNDIERTEELLAVYRDRSITKVPLAGQQVAPEAYVDVFWDKENNRAYFDAQGLPEPPPGKVYQVWSLKLNPLTPTSLGLLEDFASDENKIFVLENPNDSEAFGITLEPEGGSESPTLEQLYTLGVAETS from the coding sequence ATGGAGAATCTACAGGAATATATCGATTCAGGCATACTGGAACTATACGTCTACGGGGCGCTCACTGCGGAAGAAAGCGAAGCGGTAAGCAATCAGTTGCTACAGTATCCGGAGGTGCGCCAGGAAGTGGAAGAGATCGAAAGTGCCTTACAGCAATTATCAGCCGCGACTGCACCCTACCAAGCCGAAGCCGTACTGGCCGCTATCAAAGAAAAATTAGGAGAGCATGAACCCAAGGTCGTTCCAATAGACCGGAAGCGAGGGTTCTCCTCGGTTGTTACTTACATCAGTTGGGCAGCTTGCCTGGCCTTAATTGCCGGAATATTCGCCTTATTGACGAAAAACAATGAGCTCAAAGACGATCTGCAGTATGTGGAAGCACAAAATGCACTTCTCGAAACGAAAATAGAGGATGCGCGTAATGACATAGAGCGTACCGAAGAACTACTTGCTGTGTATCGGGATCGCTCGATCACTAAAGTGCCCCTGGCCGGGCAGCAGGTCGCTCCTGAGGCTTACGTAGATGTGTTCTGGGATAAAGAAAACAATCGGGCTTATTTTGACGCCCAAGGATTACCCGAACCTCCACCGGGTAAGGTGTATCAAGTATGGTCTTTAAAATTGAATCCATTGACGCCCACCAGTCTGGGTCTACTGGAAGACTTTGCCAGCGATGAGAATAAAATCTTTGTCTTAGAGAATCCGAATGATTCGGAAGCCTTTGGCATCACCCTTGAACCGGAGGGCGGCAGCGAATCTCCCACCCTGGAGCAACTATACACCCTGGGTGTCGCTGAAACCTCCTAA